In Ilumatobacter fluminis, the following proteins share a genomic window:
- a CDS encoding Gfo/Idh/MocA family protein, producing MGSGVGFSVVGIEHPHVFELVEGLLTAGAHEVGHAGDDGPLMELYEQWRADSPRLDVPAALGHDAADLVVVAGVPAERAGHAAAALRAGKHVLSDKPGVTTLEQLDDVVDAERSSGRRWWVLFSERFGNRAVSEAVRRARAGTIGRVVDVVGLGPHSLLADQRPDWFWDPATSGGILADLATHQIDQFCAIADPADTAVVELISSSVGNVSCPDRPTMQDVGRVMLAANGVVGTHRVDYLTAAGLGSWGDCRLMITGTAGTLEVRANVDPAGADGGEHLIQVDADGTHRIDVAGVELDWAARLLADIRAGTDTLMTAAHVHRVCRLAVTAQTRARPWPR from the coding sequence ATGGGAAGCGGGGTCGGGTTCAGCGTCGTGGGCATCGAGCATCCGCACGTGTTCGAGCTGGTCGAGGGGCTGCTCACTGCCGGGGCTCACGAGGTCGGTCATGCCGGCGACGACGGTCCGCTCATGGAGCTGTACGAGCAGTGGCGTGCCGATTCGCCACGGCTCGACGTTCCCGCTGCGCTCGGTCACGATGCCGCCGATCTCGTCGTCGTCGCTGGCGTGCCTGCCGAGCGAGCCGGTCATGCCGCAGCAGCACTCCGCGCCGGCAAGCACGTGTTGTCCGACAAGCCGGGGGTGACCACGCTCGAGCAACTCGATGACGTCGTCGACGCAGAGCGATCGAGCGGCCGGCGTTGGTGGGTGCTGTTCTCCGAACGGTTCGGCAACCGTGCCGTGAGCGAGGCCGTCCGACGAGCCCGCGCAGGCACGATCGGTCGAGTGGTCGACGTCGTCGGGCTCGGACCCCATTCGCTGCTGGCCGACCAACGACCCGACTGGTTCTGGGATCCGGCGACGTCGGGCGGGATCCTGGCCGACCTGGCGACGCATCAGATCGACCAGTTCTGCGCGATCGCCGACCCCGCCGACACGGCGGTGGTCGAGCTGATCTCGTCGTCGGTCGGCAATGTGAGTTGCCCCGACCGGCCGACGATGCAGGACGTCGGGCGAGTGATGCTGGCCGCCAACGGCGTCGTCGGCACGCATCGGGTCGACTACCTGACCGCTGCCGGACTCGGCAGCTGGGGCGACTGTCGGCTGATGATCACCGGCACCGCCGGCACGCTCGAGGTGAGGGCCAACGTCGACCCGGCCGGGGCCGATGGCGGAGAACACCTCATCCAGGTCGACGCCGACGGCACGCACCGCATCGACGTGGCCGGCGTCGAACTCGACTGGGCGGCTCGGCTCCTCGCCGACATACGCGCCGGCACCGACACGCTGATGACGGCCGCTCACGTGCATCGCGTGTGCCGTCTGGCCGTCACCGCCCAGACCCGAGCCAGGCCGTGGCCCCGTTGA
- a CDS encoding ArsR/SmtB family transcription factor, protein MTTTTPVQIATAAELFHGMSDPTRLRILLELLGGERRVTDLVTAVGSSQSNVSNHLACLRGCGLVTDRPAERRQVYYSIAHPELIDLLRASEQLLARTGHEVRLCDHPSTGACGDGCG, encoded by the coding sequence ATGACGACCACGACACCGGTGCAGATCGCGACCGCAGCGGAGCTGTTCCACGGGATGAGCGACCCGACCCGGCTGCGGATCCTGCTCGAACTCCTCGGCGGCGAACGCCGCGTGACCGATCTCGTCACCGCCGTCGGTTCATCGCAGTCGAACGTGTCGAACCATCTGGCGTGTCTGCGTGGATGCGGACTGGTCACCGATCGCCCGGCCGAGCGCCGGCAGGTGTACTACTCGATCGCCCACCCGGAGCTGATCGATCTCCTCAGGGCATCCGAGCAGTTGCTCGCTCGCACCGGCCACGAGGTCCGGCTCTGCGACCACCCTTCGACCGGCGCCTGCGGAGACGGGTGTGGGTGA
- a CDS encoding heavy metal translocating P-type ATPase: MGDACCGGAQVADERASTDDRSRFAHWQWWAAALAAASWLIGITAELSDLSISRPLFVVTIVAGGSTFVPGAVRAVVGGRLGVDVLMTIALVGALALDQWGEAASLAFLFSISEALEAWAVARSRQGLRAVLALVPETTRVRLGDGTVERATSEITAGDRIVLWAGDRLPTDGVVVAGTSSVDVSAVTGESMPVDVSTGSTVLAGSINGGGVLEVEASAPASDSTLSRIVRAVEEAHDRKGSAQRLADRIARPLVPGILVLSAAIAVVGSLFGDPTLWIERALVVLVAASPCAFAISVPVTVFAAIGAASRVGLVIKGGAALEALGTVRTVALDKTGTLTRNRPAVVDVATATGADRDRSLALAAAVEASSDHPLAAAIVGAAPASLPTAVDVTTFPGHGIVGTVDDVAVRVGKPGFIGEGALGSDIDHFRRNGATVVVVEIDGHVEAAIAIADEVRPEAAEVVAGLHRRGLGVTMLTGDNAVTAAALAGQVGIDDVRAELLPDDKVGAVGELSSDGAVAMVGDGINDAPALATADIGIAMGAAGTDVAIEAADIAIMGDRLDHLPEVIDHAVRTRRLMIQNLVMSGLIIAVLVPVAGFGLLGLGAVVAIHEVAEIVVIANGLRARRLQRSDTSRHHSPTPRHDHERPHDVGNGHAHACTPACAHA; the protein is encoded by the coding sequence GTGGGTGACGCCTGCTGCGGCGGCGCGCAGGTCGCCGACGAACGAGCGAGCACCGACGACCGCAGTCGGTTCGCGCACTGGCAGTGGTGGGCTGCCGCGCTCGCCGCGGCGAGCTGGCTGATCGGGATCACCGCCGAACTCTCCGATCTGTCGATCTCGCGACCGCTGTTCGTCGTCACGATCGTCGCAGGCGGATCGACGTTCGTGCCCGGCGCCGTTCGGGCGGTCGTCGGCGGTCGCCTCGGCGTCGACGTACTGATGACCATCGCGCTCGTCGGCGCCCTGGCGCTCGACCAGTGGGGCGAGGCCGCCTCACTCGCCTTCCTGTTCTCCATCTCCGAAGCGCTCGAGGCCTGGGCCGTCGCCCGATCCCGACAAGGCTTGCGTGCCGTCCTCGCACTCGTTCCCGAGACGACTCGAGTTCGGTTGGGTGACGGCACCGTCGAACGCGCGACTTCCGAGATCACCGCCGGTGATCGCATCGTCCTGTGGGCCGGCGATCGGCTGCCCACCGACGGCGTCGTCGTCGCCGGCACCTCCAGCGTCGACGTGTCGGCCGTGACCGGCGAGTCGATGCCGGTCGACGTGTCGACCGGGAGCACCGTGCTCGCCGGCAGCATCAACGGGGGCGGCGTGCTCGAGGTCGAGGCGTCGGCACCGGCGTCCGACAGCACCTTGTCGCGCATCGTCCGAGCCGTCGAGGAGGCACACGACCGCAAGGGCAGCGCACAGCGGCTGGCCGACCGGATCGCCCGCCCGCTCGTGCCGGGCATCCTCGTCCTCTCCGCTGCCATTGCGGTGGTCGGCTCACTGTTCGGCGATCCGACCCTCTGGATCGAGCGAGCGCTCGTCGTGCTCGTCGCTGCATCACCCTGTGCCTTCGCCATCTCCGTACCGGTCACCGTGTTCGCCGCGATCGGCGCCGCCAGCCGGGTCGGCTTGGTGATCAAGGGCGGCGCTGCGCTCGAAGCACTCGGCACCGTCCGCACGGTCGCCCTCGACAAGACCGGCACGCTCACGCGGAACCGTCCGGCCGTGGTCGATGTCGCCACGGCGACCGGCGCCGACCGCGACCGGTCGCTGGCGCTCGCCGCAGCCGTCGAAGCGTCGAGCGATCATCCGCTCGCTGCTGCGATCGTCGGCGCCGCTCCGGCCTCCCTACCCACCGCCGTCGACGTGACGACCTTTCCCGGACACGGCATCGTCGGCACGGTCGACGACGTCGCCGTCCGGGTCGGGAAGCCGGGATTCATCGGTGAGGGAGCGTTGGGGAGCGACATCGACCACTTCCGACGCAATGGGGCGACCGTGGTCGTCGTCGAGATCGACGGACACGTCGAGGCCGCGATCGCGATCGCCGACGAGGTCCGCCCCGAAGCGGCCGAGGTCGTCGCCGGCCTGCATCGTCGCGGGCTGGGCGTGACGATGCTCACCGGCGACAACGCGGTCACGGCAGCCGCACTCGCCGGCCAGGTCGGCATCGACGACGTCCGCGCCGAACTCCTGCCCGACGACAAGGTCGGTGCGGTCGGCGAGCTGTCCAGCGACGGCGCCGTCGCGATGGTGGGAGACGGCATCAACGACGCCCCGGCGCTGGCGACCGCCGACATCGGCATCGCGATGGGCGCCGCCGGCACCGACGTGGCCATCGAAGCGGCCGACATCGCCATCATGGGAGATCGACTCGATCACCTCCCCGAGGTGATCGACCACGCCGTCCGGACGCGGCGCCTGATGATCCAGAACCTCGTGATGTCCGGCCTGATCATCGCCGTCCTCGTTCCGGTCGCCGGGTTCGGACTGCTCGGCCTCGGTGCGGTCGTCGCGATCCACGAGGTCGCCGAGATCGTCGTCATCGCCAACGGACTCCGCGCCCGGCGCCTCCAGCGGTCCGACACCTCGAGGCACCACTCCCCCACGCCTCGCCACGACCACGAACGACCGCACGACGTCGGCAACGGACACGCCCACGCCTGCACGCCGGCCTGCGCTCACGCCTGA
- a CDS encoding monovalent cation/H(+) antiporter subunit G codes for MNPLATVAALLGALVVLVAAVGLMRFDSPYARVHAAGKASPVAFVIVAVGAAADVGWSGALRLVLAAAALILTLPVAVHLLFRAVHASSPEYDPEVDELSR; via the coding sequence GTGAACCCGCTCGCAACGGTCGCTGCACTGCTCGGCGCGCTGGTCGTGCTCGTCGCCGCGGTCGGGCTGATGCGGTTCGACAGCCCGTACGCCCGTGTCCACGCCGCCGGCAAGGCGAGCCCGGTCGCATTCGTGATCGTCGCCGTCGGTGCTGCCGCCGATGTCGGGTGGTCGGGAGCGCTGCGGCTCGTGCTCGCCGCCGCCGCCCTGATCCTCACGCTGCCGGTCGCCGTGCACCTGTTGTTCCGTGCCGTGCACGCATCATCGCCCGAGTACGACCCGGAGGTCGACGAACTCTCGCGCTGA
- a CDS encoding monovalent cation/H+ antiporter complex subunit F, whose protein sequence is MIVTVVYSILGLSAVLAIARMVVGPTLADRIIALDVLLVSLMMAIAVDAANRGVDTWLNLLVVIAIIGFTATVALTRYIEREARGARP, encoded by the coding sequence GTGATCGTCACCGTCGTCTATTCGATCCTGGGGTTGTCCGCCGTCCTGGCGATCGCCCGCATGGTCGTGGGGCCCACCTTGGCCGACCGCATCATCGCCCTCGACGTGCTGCTGGTCAGCCTGATGATGGCGATCGCGGTCGATGCCGCGAATCGTGGCGTAGACACATGGCTGAACCTGCTCGTCGTCATCGCGATCATCGGCTTCACCGCGACCGTTGCGCTCACTCGTTACATCGAGCGTGAGGCGAGAGGGGCCCGGCCGTGA
- a CDS encoding Na+/H+ antiporter subunit E, with protein sequence MKQPPTRNRMSRNRMTRNGMSWSDLLTVRRLVTLAALVAAWCALWGSVSWANVLSGIVVGLVALTIGVGGSGRGGVRGVPMLRLVAVVAVDMVVSTLVVARAVVAPGDRPREGIIAVPISAPAKHHLLLLFVAITVTPGTAVVAAEADGSVLYLHVLDVERRADVEAHTRRLAELACAALPTPEAERIEVSS encoded by the coding sequence ATGAAGCAGCCCCCGACCCGCAACCGCATGTCACGCAACCGCATGACCCGCAACGGCATGTCCTGGAGCGACCTGCTGACGGTGCGCCGGCTCGTGACCCTTGCTGCCCTCGTGGCGGCGTGGTGCGCCCTGTGGGGATCCGTGAGCTGGGCGAACGTCCTGTCCGGCATCGTCGTCGGCCTGGTCGCGCTGACGATCGGCGTCGGCGGGAGCGGACGAGGTGGCGTCCGGGGCGTGCCGATGCTCCGGCTCGTCGCCGTGGTCGCCGTCGACATGGTCGTGTCGACCCTGGTCGTCGCGCGCGCCGTCGTCGCACCCGGTGATCGTCCACGCGAAGGCATCATCGCCGTGCCGATCTCGGCACCGGCGAAACACCACCTCCTGTTGCTGTTCGTCGCGATCACCGTCACGCCCGGCACCGCGGTGGTCGCGGCCGAGGCCGACGGATCGGTGCTCTACCTCCACGTGCTCGACGTCGAACGACGGGCCGACGTCGAGGCGCACACCCGCAGGCTCGCCGAGCTGGCCTGCGCCGCCTTGCCCACCCCAGAAGCCGAGCGAATCGAGGTCTCGTCGTGA